One genomic segment of Linepithema humile isolate Giens D197 chromosome 5, Lhum_UNIL_v1.0, whole genome shotgun sequence includes these proteins:
- the Srp9 gene encoding signal recognition particle 9 kDa protein, with the protein MLVNVRLTHERRLSRLDCLGLLKNSLVIFARRFFADKLYFLVIIIITMTYLNSWEEFEKGAERLYLQDPINTRYTMKYCHSKGVLCLKLTDNRRCLQYRTEIAQDLKKMEKFIGNLMRHMASKDI; encoded by the exons ATGCTCGTAAATGTTCGTCTCACGCATGAGAGAAGACTTTCCAGATTGGATTGTTtaggattattaaaaaatagtttagtgaTCTTCGCACGTCGCTTTTTTGCGGATAAACTATATTTccttgttataataataataacaatgacaTATCTGAATTCATGGGAAGAATTCGAAAAAGGTGCCGAGAGGTTATATCTACAAGATCcaataaat ACTCGATATACAATGAAATATTGTCACAGTAAAGGAGTTTTATGTCTAAAATTAACAGACAATCGACGG TGCCTCCAATATAGGACAGAAATAGCTcaagatttaaagaaaatggaaaaatttatagGCAACCTCATGAGACATATGGCatcaaaagatatttaa